From Oryza brachyantha chromosome 9, ObraRS2, whole genome shotgun sequence, a single genomic window includes:
- the LOC102702972 gene encoding uncharacterized protein LOC102702972: MNDPMMRPPAQQYQMWAAPAPPPPPLPAAMMEVLPVVFVGGKPARPAWKRVARQQGWKRKAPAAGAGARWGGAAAPRNTTSYLIRAKRAGGVASLVSPCPVTPAVLPTPQLSPAREVLVEMAKEKWGVDGYGSMKGLIRLRSQATDAGVLPGEGEESGSGESDVEEHIEVERRLDHDLSRFEMVQLPAAAGDGEDEDDDEEEAEEARAARLEEENLTLRERLFLMERDMDDLRRRLLAVESLCRDRHRDGCVVDAAATGAEETVLSESVAGVDLAGFGDDADTAADAMKA, encoded by the coding sequence ATGAATGACCCGATGAtgcggccgccggcgcagcAGTACCAGAtgtgggcggcgccggccccgccgccgccgccgctgccggcggcgatgatggaggTGTTGCCGGTGGTGTTCGTCGGGGGGAagccggcgaggccggcgtGGAAGCGGGTGGCGAGGCAGCAGGGGTGGAAGCGgaaggcgccggcggcgggggccggGGCGAGGTggggcggagcggcggcgccacgcaACACGACGTCGTACCTGATCCGGGCCAAGCGGGCCGGGGGCGTCGCGTCGCTGGTGTCGCCGTGCCCCGTCACGCCGGCCGTGCTGCCGACGCCGCAGCTGTCGCCGGCGCGCGAGGTGCTGGTGGAGATGGCCAAGGAGAAGTGGGGCGTCGACGGGTACGGCTCCATGAAGGGCCTCATCCGCCTCCGCTCCCAGGCCACCGACGCCGGGGTCCTCcccggcgagggcgaggagtCCGGATCCGGCGAGAGCGACGTGGAGGAGCACATCGAGGTTGAGCGCCGCCTCGACCACGACCTCAGCCGCTTCGAGATGGTGCAGCTCCctgccgcggccggcgacggagaggacgaagacgacgacgaggaggaggccgaggaggcccgcgccgcgcggctggaggaggagaacCTGACACTGCGCGAGCGCCTCTTCCTGATGGAGCGCGACATGGacgacctccgccgccgcctcctcgccgtggAATCCCTCTGCCGTGACCGCCACCGCGACGGCTGCGTGGTGGAcgcggcggccaccggcgCCGAGGAGACGGTGCTCTCGGAGAGTGTGGCCGGGGTGGACCTCGCCGGCTTCGGAGACGACGCTGACACGGCGGCGGACGCCATGAAAGCGTGA